From Montipora foliosa isolate CH-2021 chromosome 6, ASM3666993v2, whole genome shotgun sequence, a single genomic window includes:
- the LOC138007026 gene encoding uncharacterized protein yields the protein MLQVSVVQRVTAWVTGVPVLKLVTETSPSSSTSNSSSTSNQHVHRPASSLPKSRKRRADSLENEEMYAKVRKGDPYVRNARQEQELSQLKEELWKLGNSTTTDGLRGRCGVCGKQIELPTDRKSKGKSAYFEKKHYLNCCRKRQSVTAASTKEQKQQERSSNLLSSWVATSVTTNTPVQGTSLAADETAQVPQDDQDPLDMEDVDLSTE from the exons ATGCTTCAAG TGTCGGTGGTCCAACGGGTAACAGCCTGGGTTACTGGTGTGCCGGTCTTAAAGTTAGTTACTGAGACATCACCAAGCTCCAGCACTTCGAATTCCTCATCTACGTCGAACCAACACGTTCATCGACCAGCATCCAGTTTACCAAAAAGTCGGAAACGACGCGCTGACTCCTTAGAAAATGAAGAGATGTACGCAAAGGTCAGAAAAGGGGATCCCTATGTACGGAATGCTCGGCAGGAACAAGAGCTCTCCCAGTTAAAAGAAG AGCTGTGGAAACTGGGAAACAGCACCACTACCGATGGCTTACGTGGGAGATGCGGAGTATGTGGAAAGCAAATTGAACTTCCAACCGACAGAAAAAGCAAAGGGAAGAGCGCTTACTTCGAGAAAA AACATTATTTAAATTGTTGCCGGAAAAGACAGTCTGTAACTGCAGCATCCACCAAGGAGCAAAAGCAACAAGAGAGGTCTAGTAACCTCTTGTCGTCTTGGGTTGCCACTTCAGTCACTACAAACACGCCTGTGCAAGGAACGTCGCTTGCTGCCGATGAAACAGCCCAAGTACCGCAAGATGACCAAGATCCTCTGGATATGGAAGACGTAGACCTTTCCACTGAGTAA